One region of Caldimonas thermodepolymerans genomic DNA includes:
- the rph gene encoding ribonuclease PH, producing the protein MTTYLRSQGRAPDALRPVRITRNYTRHAEGSVLIEFGDTRVLCTASVEERVPPHKRGSGEGWVTAEYGMLPRSTHTRTDREAAKGKQSGRTQEIQRLIGRSLRAVFDLAKLGERTIQLDCDVIQADGGTRTAAITGAWVAAHDAVTKLLDLGLIDESPIRDAVAAVSVGIVQGVPLLDLEYVEDSSCDTDMNLVMTGSGGFVEIQGTAEGVPFSRAEMDALLALGEKGIRELIAAQKAALEG; encoded by the coding sequence ATGACCACCTACCTCCGCAGCCAGGGCCGCGCGCCCGATGCCTTGCGCCCCGTGCGCATCACCCGCAACTACACGCGCCACGCCGAAGGGTCGGTGCTGATCGAGTTCGGCGACACCCGCGTGCTGTGCACGGCCTCGGTCGAGGAGCGCGTGCCGCCGCACAAGCGCGGCAGCGGCGAGGGCTGGGTGACGGCCGAGTACGGCATGCTGCCGCGCTCGACCCACACCCGCACCGACCGCGAGGCCGCCAAGGGCAAGCAGAGCGGCCGCACGCAGGAGATCCAGCGCCTGATTGGGCGCTCGCTGCGCGCGGTGTTCGACCTGGCCAAGCTGGGCGAGCGCACCATCCAGCTCGACTGCGACGTGATCCAGGCCGACGGCGGCACGCGCACCGCGGCGATCACCGGCGCCTGGGTCGCGGCACACGACGCCGTGACCAAGCTGCTCGACCTGGGGCTGATCGACGAGTCGCCGATCCGCGACGCGGTGGCCGCGGTGTCCGTCGGCATCGTGCAGGGCGTGCCGCTGCTGGACCTGGAGTATGTCGAGGACTCGTCCTGCGACACCGACATGAACCTGGTGATGACCGGCTCCGGCGGCTTCGTCGAGATCCAGGGCACGGCCGAGGGCGTGCCGTTCTCGCGCGCCGAGATGGACGCGCTGCTCGCGTTGGGCGAGAAGGGCATCCGCGAACTGATCGCCGCGCAGAAGGCGGCGCTGGAGGGCTGA
- a CDS encoding RelA/SpoT family protein codes for MDAAAASFAALTHKLDYLDPADIKRVREAYKFADEAHLGQFRASGEPYITHPIAVAGLCADWKLDAQAIMAALMHDVMEDTGATKVELIEKFGAPTAELVDGLTKLDKLQFSTREESQAESFRKMLLAMARDVRVVLIKLADRLHNMRTMDAMPPAKRSRIARETLDIYAPIAHRLGLNQVYRELQELCFQYQLPWRFAALSKAVQKARGHRRDIVDRIQQDVERAFREANLQVQIHGREKTLYSIYTKMREKHLSFAQVNDIFGFRIVVSTLQECYLALGVLHQLYKPMPGRFKDYIAIPKANGYQSLHTTLVSPLGTAVEFQIRTDAMHLVAEKGIAAHWLYKAAGSGNVTEAQRAGAVSLQSLLDIQDETRDAAEFLEHVKVDLFPDAVYVFTPKSKILALPRGATPVDFAYAIHSDIGDHTVAAKVNGEQVALRTELRSGDVVEIITAPVSRPNPAWLNFVRTGRARSKIRHYLKNMKQEESLELGEKLLHQAMRAEGLHLPGGDEASGDPHDVSLWQNLIRWSGNRTRRELLIDIGMGKKIATIVAKRLAKLMAEAGAKPDALTLSMNRYLSDDSTPSQAMVTIDGSEGATVQMATCCRPIPGDGIVGYLGRGEGLVVHTGECQVGKRLFQRDSERWIAVEWAEELQRPFETAVSVLVQNGKGVLAKVAQAVSEAEADITHIDMGHDPGHATMELKLLLSVHDRVHLADVLRTLKRAPLVLRAQRIKPQ; via the coding sequence ATGGATGCGGCGGCGGCCTCCTTTGCCGCCCTGACCCACAAGCTCGACTACCTGGACCCGGCCGACATCAAGCGGGTCCGGGAAGCCTACAAGTTCGCCGACGAGGCCCACCTGGGCCAGTTCCGCGCCAGCGGCGAGCCCTACATCACCCACCCGATCGCGGTGGCCGGCCTGTGCGCCGACTGGAAGCTCGACGCCCAGGCCATCATGGCCGCGCTGATGCACGATGTGATGGAGGACACCGGCGCCACCAAGGTCGAGCTGATCGAGAAATTCGGCGCCCCGACCGCCGAGCTGGTCGACGGGCTGACCAAGCTGGACAAGCTGCAGTTCTCCACCCGCGAGGAATCGCAGGCCGAGTCCTTCCGCAAGATGCTGCTGGCGATGGCGCGTGACGTGCGCGTCGTGCTGATCAAGCTGGCCGACCGGCTGCACAACATGCGCACGATGGACGCGATGCCGCCGGCCAAGCGCTCGCGCATCGCCCGCGAGACGCTGGACATCTACGCGCCGATCGCCCACCGGCTGGGCCTGAACCAGGTCTACCGGGAGCTGCAGGAGCTGTGTTTCCAGTACCAGCTGCCGTGGCGCTTCGCGGCCCTGTCCAAGGCGGTCCAGAAGGCGCGCGGGCACCGCCGCGACATCGTCGATCGCATCCAGCAGGACGTCGAGCGCGCGTTCCGGGAGGCCAACCTCCAGGTGCAGATCCACGGGCGCGAGAAGACGCTCTACTCGATCTACACCAAGATGCGCGAGAAGCACCTGAGCTTCGCCCAGGTGAACGACATCTTCGGCTTCCGCATCGTCGTCTCGACGCTGCAGGAGTGCTACCTGGCGCTGGGCGTGCTGCACCAGCTGTACAAGCCCATGCCGGGGCGCTTCAAGGACTACATCGCCATCCCCAAGGCCAACGGCTACCAGTCGCTGCACACCACGCTGGTCAGCCCGCTGGGCACCGCGGTGGAGTTCCAGATCCGCACCGACGCGATGCACCTGGTCGCCGAGAAGGGCATCGCGGCGCACTGGCTCTACAAGGCCGCCGGCAGCGGCAACGTCACCGAGGCCCAGCGTGCCGGCGCCGTGTCGCTGCAGTCGCTGCTCGACATCCAGGACGAGACCCGCGACGCGGCCGAGTTCCTCGAGCACGTCAAGGTCGACCTGTTCCCGGACGCGGTGTACGTCTTCACGCCCAAGTCCAAGATCCTCGCGCTGCCGCGCGGCGCCACCCCGGTGGACTTCGCCTACGCGATCCACTCGGACATCGGCGACCACACCGTGGCGGCCAAGGTCAACGGCGAGCAGGTGGCGCTGCGCACCGAGCTGCGCAGCGGTGACGTGGTCGAGATCATTACCGCGCCGGTGTCGCGCCCCAACCCGGCCTGGCTGAATTTCGTGCGCACCGGCCGGGCGCGCTCCAAGATCCGCCACTACCTGAAGAACATGAAGCAGGAGGAATCGCTCGAGCTGGGCGAGAAGCTCCTGCACCAGGCCATGCGCGCCGAGGGCCTGCACCTGCCCGGCGGCGACGAGGCCAGCGGCGACCCGCACGACGTCTCGCTGTGGCAGAACCTGATCCGCTGGAGCGGCAACCGCACCCGGCGCGAGCTGCTGATCGACATCGGCATGGGCAAGAAAATCGCGACCATCGTCGCGAAGCGCCTGGCCAAGCTGATGGCCGAAGCCGGCGCCAAGCCCGACGCGCTGACGCTGTCCATGAACCGCTACCTGAGCGACGACAGCACCCCGTCGCAGGCCATGGTGACGATCGACGGCAGCGAGGGCGCCACCGTGCAGATGGCCACCTGCTGCCGCCCGATCCCGGGCGACGGCATCGTGGGCTACCTGGGCCGCGGCGAGGGCCTGGTGGTGCACACCGGCGAATGCCAGGTCGGCAAGCGCCTGTTCCAGCGCGACAGCGAACGCTGGATCGCGGTGGAATGGGCCGAGGAACTGCAGCGCCCGTTCGAGACCGCGGTCTCGGTGCTGGTGCAGAACGGCAAGGGTGTGCTGGCCAAGGTGGCCCAGGCGGTCAGCGAGGCCGAAGCCGAC
- a CDS encoding serine/threonine protein kinase, whose amino-acid sequence MSKPKPSPLPPGTVVGGYQIIKKLAAGGFGVVYLAEDQDKRLVALKEYLPSSLAERAPGELTPRVKPEKQPLYRLGLKSFFEEGRSLAQISHPSVVSVLNFFRENETVYMVMNYLQGDTLQDFIVTARELKRDKVFRESTIRSLFDEILRGLRIVHQHKMLHLDIKPANIFITNDNKAVLLDFGAAREVLSKEGNFIRPMYTPGFAAPEMYRRDGTLGPWTDIYAIGACIYACMQGYPPNDAPQRLEKDRLTLSLSRLRNIYSDNLIEVTEWCMALDPLSRPQSVFALQKELARETERRYTKLSFSERLKLQLENLKGGKQA is encoded by the coding sequence ATGTCAAAGCCCAAACCTTCCCCGTTGCCTCCCGGCACCGTGGTAGGCGGTTATCAGATCATCAAGAAGCTGGCAGCCGGTGGCTTTGGCGTCGTGTATCTGGCCGAAGACCAGGACAAGCGCCTGGTGGCGCTGAAGGAATACCTGCCGTCTTCGCTCGCCGAACGCGCCCCCGGCGAACTGACGCCGCGTGTCAAGCCCGAAAAGCAACCGCTGTACCGCCTGGGCCTGAAGAGCTTCTTCGAGGAAGGCCGGTCGCTCGCGCAGATCTCGCACCCCAGCGTGGTCTCGGTGCTGAACTTCTTCCGCGAGAACGAGACCGTCTACATGGTGATGAACTACCTGCAGGGCGACACCCTGCAGGACTTCATCGTCACCGCGCGCGAACTCAAGCGCGACAAGGTGTTCCGCGAGTCGACCATCCGCTCGCTGTTCGACGAGATCCTGCGCGGCCTGCGCATCGTCCACCAGCACAAGATGCTGCACCTGGACATCAAGCCGGCCAACATCTTCATCACCAACGACAACAAGGCGGTGCTGCTGGACTTCGGCGCGGCGCGCGAGGTGCTGAGCAAGGAGGGCAACTTCATCCGCCCGATGTACACCCCGGGCTTCGCCGCGCCGGAGATGTACCGCCGCGACGGCACGCTCGGCCCCTGGACCGACATCTACGCGATCGGTGCCTGCATCTACGCCTGCATGCAGGGCTACCCGCCCAACGACGCACCGCAGCGGCTCGAGAAGGACCGCCTGACGCTGTCGCTGTCCCGCCTGCGCAACATCTACTCGGACAACCTGATCGAGGTGACCGAGTGGTGCATGGCGCTCGATCCGCTGTCGCGCCCGCAGAGCGTGTTCGCGCTGCAGAAGGAGCTGGCGCGCGAGACCGAGCGCCGCTACACCAAGCTCAGCTTCAGCGAGCGCCTGAAACTGCAGCTGGAGAACCTCAAGGGCGGCAAGCAGGCCTGA
- the rdgB gene encoding RdgB/HAM1 family non-canonical purine NTP pyrophosphatase, with protein MRLVLASNNAKKLAEMQALFAPLGVELVAQGALGIGEAEEPHGTFVENALAKARHAAAACGGPAIADDSGLCVDALGGAPGVLSARYATLFGGAKDDAENNSVLLKQLEGRSDRRARFVSVLVALRAADDPEPLVAMGRWHGEVLAGLRGEGGFGYDPLMYIPELGRTVAELDAQEKNRLSHRAQAARQMLQLMREVWRLG; from the coding sequence GTGCGCCTGGTGCTGGCCTCCAACAACGCCAAGAAGCTGGCGGAGATGCAGGCGCTGTTCGCGCCGCTGGGCGTCGAGCTGGTCGCGCAGGGGGCGCTGGGCATCGGCGAGGCCGAGGAGCCGCACGGCACCTTCGTGGAGAACGCGCTGGCCAAGGCGCGCCACGCGGCCGCGGCCTGCGGCGGGCCGGCGATCGCCGACGATTCCGGCCTGTGCGTCGACGCCCTGGGCGGCGCGCCCGGGGTGCTGTCGGCGCGCTACGCGACGCTGTTCGGCGGCGCGAAGGACGACGCCGAGAACAACAGCGTGCTGCTGAAGCAGCTCGAAGGCCGCAGCGACCGCCGCGCGCGCTTCGTCAGCGTCCTCGTCGCGCTGCGCGCGGCCGACGACCCCGAGCCGCTCGTCGCGATGGGCCGCTGGCACGGCGAGGTGCTGGCCGGGCTGCGCGGCGAGGGCGGCTTCGGCTACGACCCGCTGATGTACATCCCGGAACTGGGCCGCACCGTGGCCGAGCTCGACGCGCAGGAGAAGAACCGGCTCAGCCACCGCGCCCAGGCCGCACGCCAGATGCTGCAGCTGATGCGCGAGGTCTGGCGCCTGGGCTGA
- a CDS encoding response regulator — MPSGVVRAPLNPDTAAAGGLQPLRVLVAEDDRVQQVLLSAHLEACGCLVDIAEDGEEALQAWREHRHRLVITDCRMPRMDGYAFARALRAEPGGTAVRLVGTSADTDDAPLALAAGMERLLQKPVSPGELAALCEAVRRG; from the coding sequence GTGCCTTCCGGTGTCGTCCGTGCCCCCCTGAACCCGGACACGGCCGCGGCAGGCGGGCTGCAACCCTTGCGCGTGCTGGTGGCCGAGGACGACCGCGTGCAGCAGGTGCTGCTCAGCGCGCACCTGGAAGCCTGCGGCTGCCTGGTCGACATCGCCGAGGACGGCGAGGAGGCGCTGCAGGCATGGCGCGAACACCGCCACCGGCTGGTGATCACGGACTGCCGCATGCCGCGCATGGACGGCTACGCGTTCGCCCGCGCGCTGCGGGCCGAGCCGGGCGGGACGGCGGTGCGGCTGGTGGGCACCAGCGCCGACACCGACGATGCGCCGCTGGCGCTGGCCGCGGGGATGGAGCGCCTGCTGCAGAAACCCGTCTCGCCGGGGGAGCTGGCCGCGCTGTGCGAGGCGGTGCGGCGGGGCTGA
- a CDS encoding YicC/YloC family endoribonuclease: protein MAVYSMTGYASAASPALVSPKDEATTTAHGTPPKAGVTVELRSVNSRFLDLTFRMPDELRAVEPALRELLTAAFRRGKIELRLNAQRDADTALPAPQPEQLGRLAGVQDTVRAWLPQAQLLSVHEVLQWCRGSATGEKLDEAAIAATRRCIAGLVEARAREGERLVGILMERIVKLRELAQQAQPLVPQVVERQQQRFLERWQAALDTAGAGQSLSAEALRERALSEAAAYALRIDVAEELSRLGAHLDEIERLLKVGGEIGKRLDFLIQELHREANTLGSKSAALELTQISVEMKVLIEQMREQVQNIE from the coding sequence ATGGCAGTTTACAGCATGACCGGGTACGCGAGCGCCGCCTCGCCTGCCCTGGTTTCCCCCAAAGACGAGGCCACGACCACCGCGCACGGCACCCCGCCCAAGGCCGGCGTGACCGTCGAGCTGCGCTCGGTCAACAGCCGCTTCCTGGACCTGACCTTCCGCATGCCGGACGAGCTGCGCGCGGTCGAGCCGGCCCTGCGCGAGCTGCTGACCGCCGCCTTCCGCCGCGGCAAGATCGAGCTGCGCCTGAACGCCCAGCGCGACGCCGACACCGCCCTGCCAGCCCCTCAGCCCGAGCAGCTGGGCCGGCTGGCCGGCGTGCAGGACACCGTGCGCGCCTGGCTGCCCCAGGCCCAGCTGCTGTCGGTCCACGAGGTGCTGCAGTGGTGCCGCGGCAGCGCCACCGGCGAGAAGCTCGACGAAGCCGCGATCGCCGCCACCCGCCGGTGCATCGCCGGCCTGGTCGAGGCCCGCGCCCGCGAGGGCGAGCGGCTGGTGGGCATCCTGATGGAGCGCATCGTCAAGCTGCGCGAGCTGGCGCAGCAGGCCCAGCCGCTGGTGCCGCAGGTGGTCGAGCGCCAGCAGCAGCGCTTCCTGGAACGCTGGCAGGCCGCGCTGGACACCGCCGGTGCGGGCCAGAGCCTCAGCGCCGAGGCGCTGCGTGAGCGCGCACTCAGCGAGGCGGCTGCCTACGCGCTGCGCATCGACGTCGCCGAGGAGCTGTCCCGCCTGGGGGCCCACCTGGACGAGATCGAGCGCCTGCTCAAGGTCGGCGGCGAGATCGGCAAGCGGCTCGACTTCCTGATCCAGGAGCTGCACCGCGAGGCCAACACGCTGGGCTCCAAGTCCGCGGCGCTCGAGCTGACGCAGATCTCGGTCGAAATGAAGGTCCTGATCGAGCAGATGCGCGAACAGGTCCAGAACATCGAATAA
- a CDS encoding PP2C family protein-serine/threonine phosphatase, which produces MRFSVYQVSRKGGREKNEDRMGYCYTRDAGLFALADGMGGHPEGEVASQIALQTMAALFQRDARPALKDPVRFLHDAIIAGHHQLLRYATEKALIDTPRTTVVACVLQNGAAYWAHCGDSRLYLVRGDKLIARTRDHSYSELQETLNGVVPLGEKFNRNVLFTCLGSPGKPVVDAVGPMLLQSGDRIMLCSDGLWSSVPDQVITEQMATRPISDAVPELVEQALRRAGSKSDNVTVLAVEWESSEDYDSTKAISTQTLGEEVFASTIQASVLGQEPDDLDEAEIERSIREINEAIKRSSQQKKP; this is translated from the coding sequence ATGAGGTTCTCGGTTTACCAGGTCAGCCGCAAGGGCGGTCGCGAGAAGAACGAAGACCGCATGGGCTATTGCTACACGCGCGACGCCGGCCTGTTCGCGCTGGCCGACGGCATGGGCGGACACCCGGAAGGCGAGGTGGCGTCCCAGATCGCGCTGCAGACCATGGCAGCGTTGTTCCAGCGCGACGCCCGGCCGGCGCTCAAGGATCCGGTGCGCTTCCTGCACGACGCGATCATCGCGGGCCACCACCAGCTGCTGCGCTACGCCACGGAGAAGGCGCTGATCGACACCCCGCGCACCACCGTGGTCGCCTGCGTGCTGCAGAACGGCGCCGCCTACTGGGCGCACTGCGGCGATTCGCGGCTGTACCTCGTGCGCGGCGACAAGCTGATCGCGCGCACCCGCGACCATTCCTATTCCGAGCTGCAGGAGACGCTGAACGGGGTCGTGCCGCTGGGCGAGAAGTTCAACCGCAACGTGCTGTTCACCTGCCTGGGCAGCCCGGGCAAGCCGGTGGTCGACGCGGTCGGGCCGATGCTGCTGCAGTCGGGCGACCGCATCATGCTGTGCTCGGACGGCCTGTGGAGCTCGGTGCCGGACCAGGTCATCACCGAGCAGATGGCCACCCGCCCGATCTCGGACGCCGTGCCCGAACTGGTCGAGCAGGCGCTGCGCCGCGCGGGCAGCAAGAGCGACAACGTGACCGTGCTGGCGGTGGAGTGGGAATCGTCGGAGGACTACGATTCCACCAAGGCCATCTCGACCCAGACGCTCGGCGAGGAGGTGTTCGCCTCGACGATCCAGGCCAGCGTGCTTGGCCAGGAGCCGGACGACCTCGACGAGGCCGAGATCGAGCGCTCGATCCGCGAGATCAACGAGGCCATCAAGCGCTCCTCGCAACAGAAGAAGCCGTAG
- the hemW gene encoding radical SAM family heme chaperone HemW, with product MASAPETHLRPGTLQLGALPPLSLYVHVPWCLKKCPYCDFNSHELRGPRPAGGLPPVVAEGAAPARDGLPEARYLDALRADLEAALPLVWGRRIQTVFIGGGTPSLFSPEAIDRLLADIRARLPLEPGCEITLEANPGTFERDRFRGYREAGVTRLSIGVQSFDDEKLRALGRVHDRAQAIAAVEEARACFETYNLDLMYALPGQSVAQCEADLRQALAFAPPHLSVYHLTLEPNTYFAKYPPAVPDDDTAFEMLDRITGLTAAAGLQRYEVSAYARPGHACAHNLNYWRFGDYLGIGAGAHGKLSFPHRVLRQVRFREPARYMEAALAGDAVAQEHEVARADLPFEFMLNALRLKEGFELARFTERTGLPLSAIAAALDEAERLGFIERDWQRVWPTARGFDFLSDLQALFLPEAD from the coding sequence ATGGCTTCCGCCCCCGAGACCCATCTCCGGCCCGGCACGCTGCAGCTGGGCGCGCTGCCGCCGCTGTCGCTCTACGTGCACGTGCCATGGTGCCTGAAGAAGTGCCCGTACTGCGACTTCAACTCGCACGAGCTGCGCGGCCCGCGCCCGGCCGGCGGCCTGCCGCCGGTGGTCGCCGAGGGGGCGGCGCCGGCCCGGGACGGGCTGCCCGAGGCCCGCTACCTGGACGCGTTGCGCGCCGACCTGGAGGCTGCGCTGCCGCTGGTGTGGGGGCGGCGCATCCAGACGGTGTTCATCGGTGGCGGCACGCCCAGCCTGTTCTCGCCCGAGGCGATCGACCGGTTGCTGGCCGACATCCGCGCCCGCCTGCCGCTGGAGCCGGGCTGCGAGATCACGCTGGAGGCCAACCCGGGCACCTTCGAGCGCGACCGCTTCCGCGGCTACCGTGAGGCGGGGGTGACGCGCCTGTCGATCGGGGTACAGAGCTTCGACGACGAGAAGCTGCGCGCGCTCGGCCGGGTGCACGACCGGGCCCAGGCGATCGCGGCCGTCGAGGAGGCGCGCGCCTGCTTCGAGACCTACAACCTGGACCTGATGTACGCGCTGCCGGGGCAGAGCGTGGCGCAGTGCGAGGCCGACCTGCGCCAGGCGCTGGCCTTCGCGCCGCCGCACCTGTCGGTCTACCACCTGACGCTGGAGCCGAACACCTACTTCGCCAAGTACCCGCCCGCGGTGCCGGACGACGACACGGCCTTCGAGATGCTCGACCGCATCACCGGGCTGACCGCGGCGGCCGGCCTGCAGCGCTACGAGGTCTCGGCTTACGCGCGGCCGGGGCATGCCTGCGCGCACAACCTCAACTACTGGCGCTTCGGCGACTACCTCGGCATCGGCGCCGGCGCGCACGGCAAGCTGAGCTTCCCGCACCGGGTGCTGCGCCAGGTGCGCTTCCGCGAGCCGGCGCGCTACATGGAAGCCGCGCTGGCCGGCGACGCGGTGGCGCAGGAGCACGAGGTGGCGCGCGCGGACCTGCCGTTCGAGTTCATGCTCAACGCGCTGCGCCTGAAGGAAGGCTTCGAGCTGGCGCGCTTCACCGAGCGCACCGGGCTGCCGCTGTCGGCGATCGCCGCGGCGCTGGACGAGGCCGAGCGACTGGGCTTCATCGAGCGGGACTGGCAGCGCGTCTGGCCCACCGCGCGCGGCTTCGACTTCCTCAGCGACTTGCAGGCGCTGTTCCTACCGGAGGCCGACTGA
- a CDS encoding protein-glutamate methylesterase/protein-glutamine glutaminase, whose translation MSKIRVVVVDDSALVRSLLTEIINRQPDMECIGAASDPYVAREMIRNLNPDVITLDVEMPRMDGIDFLSKLMRLRPMPVVMVSTLTEQGADVTLRALELGAVDFVAKPKIGIANGLQLLAQEITEKIRIAAKARISKPAQPVAAVTGNTPVAVPASIGRLSTEKIIFIGASTGGTEATREVLTALPADAPAVCITQHMPPGFTRSYAARLDGLCRIAVKEAEDGERILPGHAYIAPGGRHFCVERSGANYIARVYDGEPVNRHRPSVEVLFLSAARVVGPNAIGIMLTGMGADGAKAMKAMRDAGAYNYAQDEATSVVFGMPREAIQAGAAHEVLPLKQIAPHLIERLRSTAGPSLNRV comes from the coding sequence ATGTCCAAGATCCGCGTCGTGGTCGTCGATGATTCGGCCCTGGTGCGCAGCCTGCTCACCGAGATCATCAACCGCCAGCCCGACATGGAATGCATCGGTGCGGCCAGCGACCCTTACGTCGCGCGCGAGATGATCCGCAACCTCAACCCCGACGTCATCACGCTGGACGTGGAAATGCCGCGCATGGACGGCATCGACTTCCTGTCCAAGCTGATGCGCCTGCGCCCGATGCCGGTGGTGATGGTCTCGACCCTGACCGAGCAGGGCGCCGACGTCACGCTGCGCGCGCTGGAGCTCGGCGCGGTGGACTTCGTCGCCAAGCCCAAGATCGGCATCGCCAACGGCCTGCAGCTGCTCGCGCAGGAGATCACCGAGAAGATCCGCATCGCCGCCAAGGCGCGCATCAGCAAGCCGGCCCAGCCCGTCGCCGCGGTCACCGGCAACACCCCTGTGGCCGTGCCGGCCAGCATCGGGCGGCTGTCGACCGAGAAGATCATCTTCATCGGCGCGTCCACCGGCGGCACCGAAGCCACCCGCGAGGTGCTGACCGCGCTGCCGGCCGACGCCCCCGCGGTGTGCATCACGCAGCACATGCCGCCCGGGTTCACGCGCAGCTACGCCGCACGCCTGGACGGGCTGTGCCGCATCGCGGTCAAGGAAGCCGAGGACGGCGAACGCATCCTGCCCGGCCACGCCTACATCGCGCCGGGCGGCCGCCACTTCTGCGTCGAGCGCAGCGGCGCCAACTACATCGCCCGCGTGTACGACGGCGAGCCGGTCAACCGGCACCGCCCCTCGGTCGAAGTGCTGTTCCTGTCGGCCGCGCGGGTCGTGGGCCCCAACGCGATCGGCATCATGCTGACCGGCATGGGCGCCGACGGCGCGAAGGCGATGAAGGCGATGCGCGATGCCGGCGCCTACAACTACGCGCAGGACGAGGCCACCTCGGTGGTGTTCGGCATGCCGCGCGAGGCCATCCAGGCGGGCGCCGCGCACGAGGTGCTGCCACTCAAGCAGATCGCGCCGCACCTGATCGAGCGGCTGCGCAGCACCGCCGGCCCCAGCCTGAACCGGGTGTAG
- the rpoZ gene encoding DNA-directed RNA polymerase subunit omega gives MARITVEDCLQKIPNRFQLVLAATYRARMLSQGHAPKIESKNKPAVTALREVAAGEVGLEMLRKVPT, from the coding sequence ATGGCTCGCATCACGGTCGAAGACTGTCTGCAGAAGATCCCGAACCGGTTCCAGCTGGTGCTTGCCGCCACTTACCGCGCCCGCATGCTCAGCCAGGGCCACGCTCCGAAGATCGAGTCGAAGAACAAGCCGGCGGTGACGGCCCTGCGCGAAGTCGCCGCGGGCGAAGTCGGCCTGGAGATGCTGCGCAAGGTCCCGACCTGA
- the gmk gene encoding guanylate kinase yields the protein MEYPGNLFVVAAPSGAGKSSLVKALLELDSRLMVSISHTTRSPRGQEQNGREYWFVSEEEFRAMIDRGDFFEWAEVHGNLYGTSRAGIESRMAAGEDVILEIDWQGALQIKRLFPHAVLIFILPPSYDELLQRLQRRGEDDPEVIQTRMANARMEVAQARHFDFVIINALFETALFDLKAIVHAQRLKYAAQRRSRKAVFDALNLS from the coding sequence ATGGAATACCCCGGCAATCTCTTCGTGGTGGCCGCCCCGAGCGGCGCCGGCAAGTCCAGCCTCGTGAAGGCCCTGCTGGAGCTGGATTCCCGCCTGATGGTGTCGATCTCGCACACCACCCGCTCCCCGCGCGGGCAGGAGCAGAACGGCCGCGAATACTGGTTCGTCAGCGAGGAGGAATTCCGCGCGATGATCGACCGCGGCGACTTCTTCGAATGGGCCGAGGTGCACGGCAACCTGTACGGCACCTCCCGGGCCGGGATCGAGTCGCGCATGGCCGCCGGCGAGGACGTGATCCTGGAAATCGACTGGCAGGGCGCGCTGCAGATCAAGCGGCTGTTCCCGCACGCGGTGCTGATCTTCATCCTGCCGCCCAGCTACGACGAGCTGCTGCAGCGCCTGCAGCGCCGCGGCGAGGACGACCCGGAGGTGATCCAGACCCGCATGGCCAACGCCCGGATGGAAGTGGCCCAGGCCCGGCATTTCGACTTCGTTATAATCAATGCCTTGTTCGAGACGGCGCTTTTTGACCTGAAAGCGATCGTCCACGCACAGCGGCTCAAGTACGCCGCCCAGCGTCGAAGCAGGAAAGCCGTCTTCGACGCCCTCAACCTCAGTTGA